Proteins from a genomic interval of Musa acuminata AAA Group cultivar baxijiao chromosome BXJ1-9, Cavendish_Baxijiao_AAA, whole genome shotgun sequence:
- the LOC103996847 gene encoding ATP-dependent zinc metalloprotease FTSH 8, mitochondrial, producing MNFSGLGRSLLRSVRSRSPKGALSGGYGARPVISSEVLLQKPCIGRDITAGIGLLRGYLTSVGANKAIGVGSHLSHWRFLLANPNFRRFFSSGSPKKKNYENYYPRDKKEIPKDSSNKSDSKGDSSTEDHGNFQENFMKQLQNYIAPLIFIGLLLSSFSAGTSDQKEISFQEFRNKLLEPGLVDHIVVSNRSVAKVYVRSAPQANNQKQDNEINSPKTDVPSRRDPGRYRYYFNIGSVDSFEEKLEEAQEALGRDPHDYVPVTYVSEVIWYQELLKFAPTAFLLGLLYFMGKRLQGGFSIGGGAGRGNRGIFNIGKAHVTKMDKNSKNKVYFKDVAGCDEAKQEIMEFVHFLKNPKKYEELGAKIPKGALLVGPPGTGKTLLAKATAGESDVPFLSISGSDFMEMFVGVGPSRVRNLFQEARQCAPSIIFIDEIDAIGRARGRGGFSGSNDERESTLNQLLVEMDGFGTTSGVVVLAGTNRPDILDKALLRPGRFDRQITIDKPDIKGREQIFRIYLKKIKLDNDPSFYSQRLAALTPGFAGADIANVCNEAALVAARSEETQVTMQHFEAAIDRIIGGLEKKNKVISKLERRTVAYHEAGHAVAGWFLEHAEPLLKVTIVPRGTAALGFAQYVPNENLLMTKEQLLDMTCMTLGGRASEEVLLGKISTGAQNDLEKVTKMTYAQVAVYGFSDKVGLLSFPQREDGFEMTKPYSSKTGAIIDNEVREWISKAYEKTVELIKEHKDHVAQVAKLLLEKEVLHQEDLVRVLGERPFKSSEPTNYDRFKQGFQEEEENKSSLETLDDEVVPT from the exons ATGAACTTCTCCGGCCTCGGGCGCTCCCTCTTACGATCGGTGCGTTCCCGATCACCCAAG GGTGCTCTGTCGGGTGGCTATGGCGCGCGGCCTGTGATTTCTAGCGAAGTGCTCCTGCAAAAACCTTGCATTGGACGCGATATCACCGCCGGTATAGGGCTTCTTAGGGGTTACTTGACTTCGGTGGGGGCCAATAAGGCGATCGGCGTGGGGAGCCATCTCTCGCATTGGAGGTTCCTGCTTGCGAATCCTAATTTCAGGCGATTCTTCTCTAGTGGCTCCCCCAAAAAGAAAA attACGAGAATTACTATCCAAGGGATAAGAAGgaaatccccaaagactccagcaaCAAATCAGATTCCAAAG GGGATTCAAGCACAGAAGATCATGGGAATTTCCAGGAGAATTTTATGAAGCAATTGCAGAATTACATAGCTCCTCTTATATTTATTGGCCTGTTGCTTTCATCTTTTTCTGCTGGTACATCTGACCAAAAAGAG attagttttcaagagTTCAGAAACAAGCTATTGGAACCAGGTttggttgatcatattgttgtatCCAATCGATCAGTTGCCAAAGTTTATGTCAGGAGTGCTCCTCAAGCAAACAATCAGAAACAGGACAATGAAATTAATAGTCCAAAAACAGATGTTCCCAGCAGACGTGATCCTGGCAGGTACAGATACTATTTCAATATTGGAAGTGTGGATTCATTTGAAGAGAAGTTGGAGGAAGCACAGGAAGCATTGGGCCGAGATCCACATGACTATGTTCCTGTAACTTATGTCTCTGAAGTAATTTGGTATCAGGAGCTTCTGAAATTTGCCCCAACGGCCTTCCTTTTGGGTCTTCTGTACTTCATGGGGAAAAGATTACAGGGTGGATTTAGCATAGGGGGTGGTGCAGGAAGGGGAAATCGAGGTATATTTAACATTGGAAAAGCTCATGTGACCAAGATGGATAAGAATTCGAAAAATAAG GTGTATTTCAAAGATGTTGCTGGCTGTGATGAAGCCAAACAAGAAATAATGGAGTTTGTGCATTTCCTGAAAAATCCTAAGAAGTATGAGGAACTGGGAGCTAAAATACCAAAAGGTGCCCTTCTTGTAGGTCCTCCTGGTACAGGAAAGACGCTTCTTGCAAAAGCAACTGCAGGCGAATCTGATGTACCGTTTCTGTCAATTTCTGGTTCAGATTTCATGGAAATGTTTGTTGGTGTTGGACCATCCAGGGTAAGAAACTTGTTTCAAGAAGCAAGACAGTGTGCCCCTAGTATAATTTTCATTGATGAAATTGATGCTATCGGTCGAGCAAGAGGTCGTGGAGGTTTCTCAGGTTCAAATGATGAACGAGAAAGCACGCTGAATCAGTTGCTTGTAGAGATGGATGGGTTTGGAACCACCTCTGGAGTGGTTGTACTTGCTGGTACCAACAGACCTGATATCTTGGATAAGGCTTTATTAAGACCTGGCCGATTTGATCGTCAAATTACAATAGATAAACCTGATATTAAAGGCCGCGAGCAGATTTTTCGCATTTATCTTAAAAAGATTAAGCTAGATAATGATCCCTCATTTTATTCCCAAAGATTAGCTGCTCTTACTCCCGGATTTGCTGGAGCTGACATTGCCAATGTTTGTAATGAGGCTGCTTTGGTTGCTGCAAGAAGTGAAGAAACACAGGTTACAATGCAGCATTTTGAGGCTGCTATTGATAGGATCATTGGTGGATTAGAGAAGAAAAATAAG GTAATTAGCAAGTTGGAACGCCGAACTGTTGCTTACCATGAAGCAGGTCATGCTGTTGCCGGATGGTTTTTGGAGCATGCAGAGCCCCTCCTCAAAGTAACAATTGTTCCTCGTGGTACTGCAGCTCTGGGCTTTGCTCAATATGTACCTAATGAGAACCTCCTAATGACTAAAGAGCAGCTCTTGGACATGACATGTATGACTCTCGGAGGCCGTGCATCTGAAGAG GTTTTGCTGGGGAAGATCTCCACTGGTGCGCAGAACGACCTGGAGAAAGTGACGAAAATGACTTATGCCCAGGTTGCAGTATATGGTTTCAGCGACAAGGTTGGGCTCCTCTCTTTCCCCCAGCGAGAAGATGGTTTCGAGATGACCAAGCCTTATAGTAGCAAGACTGGAGCCATCATCGACAACGAGGTGAGGGAATGGATTTCCAAGGCCTACGAGAAGACGGTTGAATTGATAAAGGAGCACAAAGATCATGTGGCACAGGTTGCCAAGCTGCTGCTTGAAAAGGAAGTCCTGCACCAGGAAGACTTGGTGCGGGTCCTGGGAGAGCGGCCATTCAAATCGAGTGAGCCAACGAATTATGACAGATTTAAACAAGGTTTTCAGGAGGAAGAGGAAAACAAGAGCAGCCTCGAGACACTTGACGACGAGGTCGTTCCTACATAA
- the LOC135581505 gene encoding uncharacterized protein LOC135581505, translated as MSGAGAPDFFYREAQRLGYVARSAFKLLQMQKQHKLITPGASVLDLGCAPGAWLQVACQSLGALEKGGAVVGIDLKKMKAPSSHCDSRVRTVCADVMSLLKEQVRAMSPQERGFSVILSDMCPTVSGITAKDTALSCQLGMRALSLAIGKVPLPCSAGDSNTELHLNSTGLDANEVGVLRRGGNLVIKLLESEENAGFMKFCKLRFTKVSWLRPKATRSCSREIYLICQGLR; from the exons ATGAGCGGTGCCGGGGCTCCGGACTTCTTCTACAGAGAGGCTCAGCGCCTCGGCTATGTCGCTCGATCAGCATTCAAG CTTCTACAGATGCAGAAGCAGCATAAACTGATAACTCCGGGGGCTTCGGTTCTGGATCTTGGATGCGCTCCCGGTGCTTGGCTTCAG GTGGCATGCCAGAGCTTGGGTGCCCTGGAAAAGGGTGGGGCGGTCGTGGGTATTGATCTGAAG AAAATGAAGGCTCCCTCTTCTCATTGTGATTCTCGGGTCAGAACAGTTTGTGCGGATGTAATGAGCCTGTTGAAGGAGCAAGTGAGAGCAATGTCTCCTCAG GAAAGGGGTTTTTCAGTGATATTATCGGATATGTGTCCAACAGTTTCTGGGATCACGGCAAAAGATACTGCTCTATCCTGTCAGCTTGGCATGCGCGCGCTCTCATTGGCTATTGGTAAGGTACCTTTACCTTGCTCAGCTGGTGATTCCAATACAGAGTTACACCTCAACAGCACAGGTCTCGATGCAAACGAAGTTGGTGTTCTTCGACGAGGGGGCAACCTTGTGATTAAACTTCTCGAGAGTGAAGAAAATGCAG GATTCATGAAATTTTGCAAACTGCGTTTCACAAAAGTGTCATGGTTAAGGCCCAAGGCGACCAGATCTTGCTCAAGAGAGATATACTTGATATGTCAAGGTCTTCGATAG